A DNA window from Paraburkholderia sp. IMGN_8 contains the following coding sequences:
- a CDS encoding LysR family transcriptional regulator, translating into MIDLRGIDLNLLVSLDALLAESNVTRAAERLHLTQPAVSTQLARLRQIFGDPLLLPAETGRGMTRSARALELMEPLHAALKNLEAVVRHQPAFDPWIDTRRFVISAHDNATAVLGMRLMERLPTLAGPGVRVAFVIGEQPVAAARLESGEVDLLLGSDRMIPPSMKARKLFDEHFLFVQRKGHPRGTAPLDLDTYCALDHVLVSTSGGSFHGFMDEHLDALGRERRVALSVQHFTLVPELLSKTDYVSTLPSRFAARYLDRLDAFALPFEARGFTLYAGWHPRNQADPALVWLRDTLAELAEL; encoded by the coding sequence ATGATTGATCTCCGTGGTATCGACCTGAACCTGCTGGTGTCGCTCGACGCGTTGCTCGCCGAATCGAACGTCACGCGCGCGGCCGAGCGGCTGCATCTGACGCAACCGGCCGTCTCGACGCAACTCGCGCGTTTGCGGCAGATTTTCGGCGACCCGCTACTGCTTCCCGCCGAAACCGGCCGCGGCATGACGCGCAGCGCACGGGCGCTGGAGTTGATGGAGCCGCTGCACGCGGCGTTGAAGAATCTCGAAGCGGTGGTACGCCATCAACCGGCCTTCGATCCGTGGATCGATACGCGGCGCTTCGTGATTTCCGCACACGACAACGCCACCGCCGTGCTGGGCATGCGGCTAATGGAGCGCTTGCCGACGTTGGCGGGGCCTGGTGTGCGGGTTGCATTTGTGATCGGCGAGCAGCCGGTGGCCGCGGCGCGGCTCGAAAGCGGCGAAGTCGACCTGCTGCTCGGTTCCGACCGGATGATTCCGCCGTCGATGAAAGCGCGCAAGCTGTTCGACGAGCACTTCCTGTTCGTGCAGCGCAAGGGCCACCCGCGCGGCACCGCGCCGCTCGATCTCGACACTTACTGCGCGCTCGATCACGTGCTGGTGTCCACCAGCGGCGGCAGCTTCCACGGCTTCATGGACGAGCATCTCGACGCGCTCGGCCGCGAACGGCGCGTCGCGCTGTCGGTCCAGCATTTCACGCTGGTGCCCGAGTTGCTGTCGAAAACCGATTACGTTTCGACGTTGCCGTCGCGCTTCGCCGCGCGTTATCTCGATCGGCTCGACGCTTTCGCGCTGCCGTTCGAAGCGCGCGGCTTCACGTTGTATGCGGGTTGGCATCCGCGCAACCAGGCTGATCCGGCGCTCGTGTGGTTGCGCGACACGCTGGCGGAGCTGGCCGAACTGTAA